A region of the Culex quinquefasciatus strain JHB chromosome 1, VPISU_Cqui_1.0_pri_paternal, whole genome shotgun sequence genome:
agcactctaggtcaaggGGAAGTGGGGccaatcgggacacaaagtttgaaggttcaaaaacgtcaaaaatcgtaaaaaggctgtaacttctgcaaaattcaatttaatttcaaaattcaaaatgcatctgaaaggcattaaaaatgcaacaaaatgcagggtagaacatcccaattggttggatctaaagggagttattggcattttagtgaaaaaataacacaattttcaaactcaaataaaaaagtgttccatccaaatatcaactcggttcgagctgcagcttgtaggggacatctgggactaccattttagactgagaacgctttgggtaaggcagttagatacttttacttttagtgaattttttggctgtaaatttttgctcgggggacctcttggatcccattttctgataataattttatcatattcgtgtttctgagacaatttcacaatagaaacatgcataaaaatgtttattttcatccattgcaaccctttaaaaaatgaaagttaaaaaaatccgcaaaaacaagcaaaactgTAAATGACAgtgcgtacacagaaaaaaaaatgtaaatttacacagcacgtattGTAATCGCACATTCCGGCTAGCTCAATAAAATACCCAACATAGCAAACATTTTGGCTCACATGCTTGTATTTACCGTACCAACACCCCACGTTGCCCCTCGGGCTTCATGTTCTTTACCGTAGCCTAAACTTTCCTAGCAAGCCTTGACTTTCTCTTAATATCTAAGCGCGAGACATGCGCGGTTTTCTTCTTACCAGTGGCGCCACTGTTCTTCCTACCCCCTTCGCGTGCTGCTCAGCCCGCTCATCCAGCTGTGTTCTTCCGCCACCGCCCTTGGCGATGCTGCTCCTCGGCGCACGTCGCCGTTCTTCAAATCCGGCTCGCTGGCACACGACTTCTCCGAGCCGATGTGATGAATGTCTTCCACTCGCCGCTCCGCCGAAACGCCGTAGGCACAACGTTCGCCAGTGATTTCGGCCGATGTCCGCTCGCCCAGCCGATCCGCCGCTGGTCACAGTGTCCGACGGCGATGCTGGCCGATTGCCACTTGCTCCGTGCGATGCTGCGCCCGTCGAGCGAAAACTCCACACAAAAGGCCCTGCAGAAACCAACATTAGTATCCCGTTCAAGATGGCGTCTTTGGCGTGGCACTCACCCTTTTTGGGGCCTTTTTTGCGTCTTCTTCCGCGCGGATTCCGTTCGGGCCGAGCCCGATGATGTGGGAGTGGTGAGCTGCCGATGCCGGTGTATCTGGATGGGAAAGCGAAACATCAGCAATCGCCTCTTTCGGGCAAACATGAGTGCTTTTACCTTCTGGCGGCTGCGCCTGCTTTTAATCGCACCTCTGGGCTTCTCTTGCGTTCCGTGTCTGCTGCCGGAATCGCGCTGATCTGGGGGAGGAGATGTGGCGTGAGTTTTGGCCGGAAACAAGCAGCCGCTTGGTTACCTGTGGTTCTTCGTTGCGATTCGGGTCTTCCTGCGCGCGTGCTCGTCGTGCCACTGGTGTTTCGCACCGTCGAGCGTCTTTCTTTCCCGCCGGTCTTTGTTCCGTCCGTGGCCAAATCTGGGGAGTTTCTTAAGTTAGAACCGTGGCGATATGGCTTCTTCCGCACTTACTTGTCAGCTTGTTCTTCGATGCGGGATCCGTTTGCCGTGACCTTGCTGGTTGGCCAACACGCCGGAATTACCGCGGCAGCAGGATGTTGTGGCTTTTCGTGTGGAGTTTTCTGGAAGCGAATCCTATTTGGCCGGCCCAATCTGCGGCTCAACGAAGCCGACGTCGTGAAGTCGCGATGTCCGGGGTGCGGGAACGGATATTATCCCCGGCGGCGGGTTTCTCTCCGCTCACGCGGTTTCGACGACCGGACAGATTCGCCGTCCACGCGGTAAACCGATCGACACACAGCGTGGAGCTTCTCCACCACACGTCTTGTTCGTTCACTGGCAGCCACAGACTATTTTTTCGCAGCAAGCGGAAGTGATTGCGCATGATAGTGTTGGTGCGCAGTTCAAGCAAATTATTGTTTTCAAGCGAGCGTTAGCAGCGTTTGCGAGCGAACGGGGggttttttgtttacatatcTACACGGTAGCTCACATTTACAGAAAACGGACTTATTTTCTAGGCCTACGCAATACAGTCCTACCATTTGGGCAAAAATTTTCCGTGTGGTACGGAAGTTCCACacggaaaattttcaaacttcacTTCCTTAGAAGCGTGCTGGAGGCAAATTCTGATCGGTGTGAACTACATCACATACAAACTAACAAAAATCTTCAGTGCGAGAGCCGGGGTTGCTCTCCAAATCATGATCAATCAAATCTGAACATAAACAAACTCGAAGTTGTGGCTGCACGGCCACACAGAAAACGATCAGCTGGCCAACGTTGACCTGGCCCAGAGCGCCTCCAGCGCAGTTCTTGTTGCATCCTTCTGGCGTGCCCCCAAATGGTAACATTCAATGATCTTTACAGCTAATAATCTGAAAATTAACTGCAAGCTCTACAACTAACATTGAATAATAACTAACGAAAGGATTAGGGATAATTTGCTTAGTATCTAGGTGTCAAAATCGGTGGAGATAACGATTAGCACTCTAGAAGCTCTCAAACGACAAAGTCGACATAGTCGTGAGAGAGTGGTCGATTCCCGGAGGTTTGAGAGGATTTCCCCGTCTCCTATCACCATGAGTCCGGCTAAGGGTTAAATCCAGCGGTTTCCCGACTGGACGTCCGCGCCCTAGgttcgcgttgcttttgatggTAGTGTCATGGTGATGCCTCAACGACCGAAGACCTGAGAGAGTGAGCTGAATCGTGACAACACTGGACGATTGTGCCGGTCCAGGCAAGAGAAAGTGTTTTACCCGAAGGTGTTTTGAGAAGTTTGGAGCTGGCATGCTCATAGCAAGATTTCTGATCTGAATCGGGGTTTTCTCGCCGACGCTTGCGCTCAGGGCCCAAGAAGCGCTTGTGCTCGGTGGTTGTTGTGGTTTCTTGTCCGGTTTCCTCCAGCGTCAGCGTTCCCGGTTGTCAGTTCTCCAGCGGCTGTCCTGCGTCGAAGCTGCTCCAGTTGCTGCCCTCCTGCGGTCAGTGCGTGCTGCGTCCAGAACCTCTGCATGAGGCTTGTCTTCGTCGGCACTGCACTACACGGTAAGCCAGTACTGCTACTGTTGTCCTCGGCGCGCTTCAACGTTCCGGACTCTCCTACTGTTTCCTCGCCATCCCGGTTGCTCGCGCTTTGCTTCGCACCGTGTGTTGTTTGTCTGGTCCTCCTCGCGTGGTATGAAGGCTACATAGCTGGCTGGG
Encoded here:
- the LOC119769828 gene encoding uncharacterized protein LOC119769828 is translated as MRNHFRLLRKNSLWLPVNEQDVWWRSSTLCVDRFTAWTANLSGRRNRIWPRTEQRPAGKKDARRCETPVARRARAQEDPNRNEEPQISAIPAADTERKRSPEVRLKAGAAARRYTGIGSSPLPHHRARPERNPRGRRRKKGPKKGPFVWSFRSTGAASHGASGNRPASPSDTVTSGGSAGRADIGRNHWRTLCLRRFGGAASGRHSSHRLGEVVCQRAGFEERRRAPRSSIAKGGGGRTQLDERAEQHAKGVGRTVAPLVRRKPRMSRA